In the Anastrepha obliqua isolate idAnaObli1 chromosome 1, idAnaObli1_1.0, whole genome shotgun sequence genome, one interval contains:
- the LOC129250865 gene encoding uncharacterized protein LOC129250865, translating into MSLKTAQHQNKCYCNSVASTCCNSHVNCFKRKATGSGSIFSVATISKSNKQQFNTSVAVKSKQKTDFVKNNRKATAAFETKKNRRGAGHSHTHSGAAATATNFSRRNSAATTVTFSTPCATPAGTHSSSALTSKQITPSPSPTTILKATPATMTTLDDDFCALSVSTKSERGSDYDSALKQEYTERRRYYESAKQLMKLMSSQSDNLSALNIMSGGVDGVGASPSAFETAVDTERLRTLQQFRLQNANECFSVHRQLDLKLPVRQKELEQGASAQHTRHLWCDKPTQLAAVKRESSAPIAGGAKKLQSTPLTPHTVRQKLMRLRLEAEEIGRMKPGRKFYGVKDSCALRYQETY; encoded by the coding sequence atgTCTTTAAAAACTGCACAACACCAAAACAAATGCTATTGCAATAGCGTTGCATCAACATGTTGCAACAGCCATGTAAATTGTTTCAAGCGCAAAGCAACTGGCAGCGGAAGTATCTTTAGTGTTGCAACAATCAGTAAATCTAATAAACAGCAATTCAATACAAGTGTAGCAGTgaagagcaaacaaaaaacagattttgtaaaaaataatcgtaaAGCAACTGCCGCCttcgaaaccaaaaaaaatcggCGCGGAGCTGGTCACTCCCATACGCACAGCGGTGCCGCCGCCACCGCCACCAATTTCAGTCGACGCAACTCCGCCGCCACCACAGTGACCTTCTCTACACCTTGTGCCACACCAGCGGGAACGCACAGCTCCAGCGCCTTGACATCCAAACAAATAACACCGTCACCTTCACCAACAACCATTCTAAAAGCGACACCTGCAACCATGACAACACTGGACGATGATTTTTGTGCGCTGAGCGTCTCAACGAAAAGTGAGCGCGGCAGCGATTATGACAGCGCCCTCAAACAAGAATACACCGAGCGACGACGTTACTATGAAAGCGCAAAACAACTAATGAAGTTGATGTCCTCACAAAGTGACAACCTTTCGGCGCTAAACATAATGAGCGGCGGAGTTGATGGTGTTGGCGCCAGCCCAAGCGCGTTCGAGACGGCAGTGGATACGGAACGTTTGCGCACATTGCAACAATTTCGTCTACAAAACGCTAACGAATGCTTTAGTGTACATCGACAGCTGGATTTAAAATTGCCGGTGCGGCAAAAGGAGTTGGAACAGGGCGCTTCTGCCCAACATACGCGCCATTTGTGGTGTGACAAGCCTACACAACTTGCAGCTGTGAAACGAGAGAGCAGTGCCCCGATTGCGGGAGGCGCGAAGAAGTTGCAAAGTACTCCGCTTACACCGCATACAGTGCGTCAAAAATTAATGCGACTACGCTTGGAAGCGGAGGAGATTGGGCGAATGAAGCCTGGTCGGAAGTTCTATGGTGTGAAGGATAGCTGTGCATTGCGATATCAAGAAACGTActga